The Limisphaerales bacterium genome includes the window GACGTGGGTGTAGGCGAGAAGATTGTTATGAGAACCGATGATGGTGGCGTCGCCATCGTCGGTGGCGCTGTGGATGGTGACGTATTCGCGGAGGGTGTTGTGCGAACCGATGCGGGTGTGGGTCGTGCCGCCGGAATGTTTGAGGTCCTGCGATTGGAGGCCGATGCTGGCGAAGGGGTAAAGGGTGTTGGTTTCGCCGAGCTCGGTGTGGCCATCGATAACGATGTGGGAATGGAGGATGCAGCCTTGGCCGAGCGTGACGTTCGCGCCGATGACGCAATAGGGGCCGATGTGGCAGCCTTCGGCAATGTGTGCGCCAGGCTCGATGACGGCGGTGGAGTGGATTTGGTTCATTGTGCTCAGGACTCGTCGTTGTCGATGAGCATAAAGGTGATGAGCGCGCCGCTGACTTGTTCGCCGTTGACGAGGCATTTGCCTTGGGCTTTGCCGATCTTGCCGCGGGATTTGGTGAGCTCGACGTCGATGGTGAGGGTGTCGCCGGGGAGAACGGGTTTGCGCCACTTGACATTTTCGGCGGCCATAAAGTAGGCGAGCTTGCCGAAGTTTTCGGCTTTCTTGAGCATCAGGATTCCCGCAACTTGCGCGATGGCTTCGAGCTGGAGCACGCCGGGCATGATGGGGTGGTTTGGGAAATGGCCCTGAAAATACGGCTCGTTGATGCTGACATTTTTCTGCGCGACGATGTGGTTGCCATTGATGCTGGTGACGCGGTCGACCATCAGGAACGGATACCGATGCGGCAGCACTTTCATGATTTGGTTTACGTCAAGCTGCGCGCCGTCTTGCACGATGGTTTCGGTAGCCTTTTCTTCCACGGCGACTTTTTGGGGGGGGGCGTTGGTGGCGGGGGGAGCAAAGGTTTGGGCGGCTTGGGTAGGCTTGCGAATTTGAGCGACGATGCGGCGGGCCATCTCGCAGTTGGCGGCGTGGCTGGGCAACACGGCAACGATGTGCGCCCCGATGGGGCGACCGATCAGTGAGAGGTCACCGATGATGTCGAGAATCTTGTGCCGCACAAATTCATCGGGATAGCGAAGTGGTTCGTTGGTGAGCACGGCGTCGTCGCGGATGACGACTGCGTTTTCTAAACTGCCGCCTTTGATCAAGCCATTATTGTATAAGTGCTCGATTTCTTCGTAATAGCAAAAGGTGCGGGCGCGGGATATTTCTGCGCGCCAACTGTCGGGATTGATTTCGATGCTGAAAAGCTGCGTGAACCGACCGTTATCGCCAGCACTGGTGCAGGTGATTTTTAAACGGTCGTGCGGGAAGGCGGTCATTTGCGAGCCGCCGCTTTGCAAATTGATGGGGGCTTCGAGGGAGTAACTTTCGCGCGGCGCATCCTGTGCGGCGATGCCGGTAGCCTCAATCATCTTACAGTACTCGAGCGAACTGCCGTCGGCGATGGGAGGTTCGTTGGCGTCAAGCTCAACGATGGCGTTGTCGATACCGGCACCGGCAAAGGCGGCAAGCACGTGCTCGACGGTGTGGAGTTTGACGTTGCCTTTGGAGAGTGTGGTGGAGCGGTTGGTGTCGGCGACATTCTCCACCACGGCTTCGATTTCCGGCTGACCGTCGAGATCGACGCGCCGGAATCGAATGCCGTGATTGGGCGGAGCAGGCAAAAAGGTCATATTGACCTTGTTGCCGCTGTGCAAACCAATGCCGCTGTAAACGGCTTGGCTTGCCAGTGTTTGTTGGTTGAGCACGCGGGGTTTTAACCCGAATGCCTACCATTTTTCAAGACTATTGCCGGAACTACGCTTCGACGGGATCGCCGGTCTCTTCGGCTTCGCGGTCAGCAATGGCCGCTTTGCGGGAGAGGCGCACCTTGCCGCGCTCATCCACGCCGAGACATTTCACCCAAATTTGGTCGCCCATTTGGACGATGTCTTCGACGTTTTTGACGCGGGACTGAGCGAGCTCGCTGACGTGCACGAGGCCGTCGCGTCCGGGCAGGAACTCCACGAAACAGCCGAAGTCTTTAATCGTGACCACGGTGCCCTGATAGAGCTTGCCTTCCTCGGGCTCTTCATCGCTGACCTCACGCTTCTCGCGTGCAGGACCGGATGATTCGCCGCCGGTCTCGTCGACTTCGCCATTCATTTCGGCCATCGCCGCTTTGCGAGAGAGCTTCACCTTGCCGCGCTCGTCTACGCCGAGGCATTTCACGTGAATCTTGTCGCCTTCTTTGACGACATCCTCGGTGCGATTGACGCGCTGGTTGGCCAGCTCACTAATGTGGCAGAGTCCGTCTTTGCCCGGCATGAATTCCACGAAGCAGCCGAAATCTTTGATCGTGACAACGGTGCCGTGATAGATTTTGCCAATCTCGGCTTCGGCAGTCATTCCTTCGATTTCCTCGATGGCAACTTTCATGCCTTCGGGATTGAGCGAGTAAACATTAACCGTACCGTCGTCCTCGATGTTGATTTCGCAACCGGACTCCTCGACGATGCGTTTG containing:
- a CDS encoding bifunctional UDP-3-O-[3-hydroxymyristoyl] N-acetylglucosamine deacetylase/3-hydroxyacyl-ACP dehydratase, which gives rise to MLNQQTLASQAVYSGIGLHSGNKVNMTFLPAPPNHGIRFRRVDLDGQPEIEAVVENVADTNRSTTLSKGNVKLHTVEHVLAAFAGAGIDNAIVELDANEPPIADGSSLEYCKMIEATGIAAQDAPRESYSLEAPINLQSGGSQMTAFPHDRLKITCTSAGDNGRFTQLFSIEINPDSWRAEISRARTFCYYEEIEHLYNNGLIKGGSLENAVVIRDDAVLTNEPLRYPDEFVRHKILDIIGDLSLIGRPIGAHIVAVLPSHAANCEMARRIVAQIRKPTQAAQTFAPPATNAPPQKVAVEEKATETIVQDGAQLDVNQIMKVLPHRYPFLMVDRVTSINGNHIVAQKNVSINEPYFQGHFPNHPIMPGVLQLEAIAQVAGILMLKKAENFGKLAYFMAAENVKWRKPVLPGDTLTIDVELTKSRGKIGKAQGKCLVNGEQVSGALITFMLIDNDES
- a CDS encoding S1 RNA-binding domain-containing protein, which encodes MAEMNGEVDETGGESSGPAREKREVSDEEPEEGKLYQGTVVTIKDFGCFVEFLPGRDGLVHVSELAQSRVKNVEDIVQMGDQIWVKCLGVDERGKVRLSRKAAIADREAEETGDPVEA